The Hornefia porci genome contains the following window.
CATACTCTAAACAATAAAATAATCAAGAATCAGAGGTACGATGAAAGCGTCTGGAAACTTTCAGATTTGTATCTTAAATGGGGCTGCATACCTTTTGACACGATGCCTTTTGCATCTTCCTTGATTCAGCATAATCCTGGTGATCGCGATCTTTTTGGAAGTATAAGTCCCGAGGGCCGCGAACATGAAATAATGGCACGATATATTCATACGAATATGAGCATCAATTCCCGACTCTATACCCCGCTGAAAGAATTGGAAGAGTATACAGATGACATCGATGGAAAGATTAACAAATTCAATGCGGCACTATATAGCGGGCACCCAGGCCGTAGAATTGAGAAGTTCGGACAAAGCCTATATATTAAGGAATCGTATGACCATACAAAACTTATTATCGAAAAGCTTCAAGAAATGTCCCAAGAAGGGGTTCAGGGCTATTCCGATGCTATAGAATTCTGGCTAATGTTTGAGGCGGATGTTGATAGTGAAGAGAAGAAAGAGATCCTCGGAAAAATGTTTAAGGATACTCATGTTTCTCTTGTGTATGGTGCTGCAGGCACTGGAAAGACATATATTATAAATCATGTTGCACAGTTCTTTGAAGATCAATCTAAGCTGTTCCTTGCCAATACAAATCCGGCAGTGGATAATCTGCGAAGGAAAGTGAACGCACAAAACTGTGAATTTATGACTATACGAAAATACCTTATGTCCAAGTACATTAATACTGACTACGACATACTGGTAATTGATGAGTGCAGCATGGTAAGTACTGGCGATATGTCTGCGCTTCTTGAAAAGGTCAATTGTGAGCTTTTGATTCTTGTTGGAGATACATATCAGATAGAGTCAATCGTATTTGGAAACTGGTTCTCGCTGGCGAAATACTTTTTGCCAAAGCATGCTTGGCACGAACTGGAGAAACCGTATCGGACTGACGATGCAAAACTCCTTGAATTGTGGAGAAAAGTCAGAAATATGGACGATGACTTAACAGAGTATATAGTGAATCATCAGTATGCTGTAAATCTAAATGACTCTGTATTTGACAAAAAGTCTGAGGACGAGATAATCCTTTGTTTGAATTATGATGGATTATATGGAATTAACAATGTAAATCGATTCCTTCAAGAAAACAACAGTAATCCTCCTTTTCGGTGGGGCGTTTGGACATTTAAGGTCGGTGATCCGATACTGTTTAATGAGTCCAAGCGTTTTGCGCCGGTATTATATAACAATCTAAAAGGAACAATCATTGATATAGAACTGGATAAAGAGAATGATTATATATGGTTCACCATAGAAGTTGATAAGCGCCTAACAGCATTGGATGTGCGGAATAACGGATTAGAGCTACTGAAGCCAATTAGGAAAGGGAAATCTGTTGTTCGGTTTTATGTTTCAAAGAAAAAAGATGCTGACGACGACAAAGATTATGCAGATGATACGGATATTCCGTTTCAGATTGCATATGCTGTTTCAATACACAAAGCACAGGGCTTGGAATACAACTCAGTAAAAGTGGTGATTACACGAGACGTCGATGAAAAGATTACTCACAACATCTTCTACACGGCAATTACTCGTTCTAAAAAGCATCTAAAAATCTATTGGAGCCCGGAGAGTCAGCAAAAAGTGTTAAGCAGCTTTACGATCGGAAATGTAAAGCATGACGCTTCCATTTTTTCAGCTCAGGCACAGATAAAAATGAAGAAGGTATAAAGGCGTTTTTTGAAAAAGATGATACATATAGTGGTGATGATACATGGGACTATTCAGCAAGAAATATATATACGTGGATGTCTGTTTCCTTCATGGAAAGCATCCATACACATACCGGACAGATGACAGCAGCATTGCCATCAATACTGTTGTAATGGTTCCTGCCGGGATAACGTA
Protein-coding sequences here:
- a CDS encoding ATP-dependent DNA helicase, which gives rise to MIIDNKIANINEAICKNIDLIDFSTVTRGLVAQNLLSQSRNLVEHIAVKIYAQGADIDADWNTIPAAMEFLKRDNKYLFLRSFHSFLQESKSHYTPDSEGAERLVLKYYQYYLQTREFVKREYQTDILQNIEKFPVDTDNSVREYHRKIAEKLNLDYGIRNFNHEPRMYVHKIVPFIVDGRVYYEITLTPAYDTTSKFDRFVCYSVGVVPSYYSIKADIHYDKIDINGRKMPISILTDYAVSVRPCELNNYASILGINIKMTATHSEYTGMMSYLSRSGASLLDVATASPKEYKWIKHQMFGRSMAHQFEPVLDKSRDLILKGAPGSNVLRYLLHTLNNKIIKNQRYDESVWKLSDLYLKWGCIPFDTMPFASSLIQHNPGDRDLFGSISPEGREHEIMARYIHTNMSINSRLYTPLKELEEYTDDIDGKINKFNAALYSGHPGRRIEKFGQSLYIKESYDHTKLIIEKLQEMSQEGVQGYSDAIEFWLMFEADVDSEEKKEILGKMFKDTHVSLVYGAAGTGKTYIINHVAQFFEDQSKLFLANTNPAVDNLRRKVNAQNCEFMTIRKYLMSKYINTDYDILVIDECSMVSTGDMSALLEKVNCELLILVGDTYQIESIVFGNWFSLAKYFLPKHAWHELEKPYRTDDAKLLELWRKVRNMDDDLTEYIVNHQYAVNLNDSVFDKKSEDEIILCLNYDGLYGINNVNRFLQENNSNPPFRWGVWTFKVGDPILFNESKRFAPVLYNNLKGTIIDIELDKENDYIWFTIEVDKRLTALDVRNNGLELLKPIRKGKSVVRFYVSKKKDADDDKDYADDTDIPFQIAYAVSIHKAQGLEYNSVKVVITRDVDEKITHNIFYTAITRSKKHLKIYWSPESQQKVLSSFTIGNVKHDASIFSAQAQIKMKKV